One stretch of Nocardioides perillae DNA includes these proteins:
- a CDS encoding M13 family metallopeptidase: MTILDDARPGMDDAIRPQDDLFGHVNGTWLREAEIPADRSSWGPFVELADRSEEQVRAIITELAERPDAELDDDQRKIGALFTSFADEAEVERRGLRPVAPLLDAVHALRDVRDLAAFLGELERIGGHGLFGSYVDTDSKDSDRYLLHLTQGGLGLPDESYYRDDKFAEVREAYVAYLERLLTLGEQPDPAASARRILEIDTLLARGHWERAETRDVQKTYNLTTLEGLRALCPAFDVDAYVRNLAGAKLEVEQVLGETCVRQPSYFSHLSSVLEEVPIEDWRPWLVSRVLRSCAPYLPGDFVEANFDFYGRTLNGTPELRARWKRAVAFVEGAVGEAVGREYVARHFPPRSKELMDELVANLLEAYRRSIAALDWMTEESKQRAYDKLATFRPKIGYPDRWRDYSGLHVTADDLLGNVAAAAAFETDRQLGKLGGPVDRDEWFMLPQTVNAYYNPGTNEICFPAGILQKPFFDPDAHPAENYGGIGAVIGHEIGHGFDDQGAQYDGQGNLHDWWTPDDKAAFEVKSKALVTQYDGFSPRALPGEHVNGSLTVGENIGDLGGLTIGHHAYLIACGGSAPEEDRRRLFLNWAYVWRTKRRPEQERQYLTVDPHSPPEFRANIVRNLDEFHEVFDTRPGDGLWLDPEERVRIW, encoded by the coding sequence GTGACGATCCTCGACGACGCCCGCCCGGGCATGGACGACGCCATCCGACCGCAGGACGACCTCTTCGGCCACGTCAACGGCACGTGGCTGCGCGAGGCCGAGATCCCCGCGGACCGCTCCAGCTGGGGCCCCTTCGTGGAGCTCGCCGACCGCTCGGAGGAGCAGGTGCGCGCGATCATCACCGAGCTCGCCGAGCGCCCCGACGCCGAGCTCGACGACGACCAGCGCAAGATCGGCGCCCTCTTCACCTCCTTCGCCGACGAGGCCGAGGTCGAGCGGCGTGGGTTGCGACCCGTCGCCCCGCTGCTCGACGCGGTCCACGCGCTGCGCGACGTGCGCGACCTCGCGGCGTTCCTCGGCGAGCTCGAGCGCATCGGCGGCCACGGGCTCTTCGGCTCCTACGTCGACACCGACTCGAAGGACTCCGACCGCTACCTCCTCCACCTCACCCAGGGTGGCCTGGGGCTGCCCGACGAGTCCTACTACCGCGACGACAAGTTCGCCGAGGTGCGGGAGGCCTACGTCGCCTACCTCGAGCGGCTGCTGACCCTCGGCGAGCAGCCCGACCCCGCCGCCTCCGCGCGCCGCATCCTCGAGATCGACACGCTGCTGGCCCGGGGCCACTGGGAGCGCGCCGAGACCCGCGACGTGCAGAAGACCTACAACCTCACCACCCTCGAGGGCCTGCGCGCGCTCTGCCCGGCCTTCGACGTCGACGCCTACGTCCGCAACCTCGCCGGCGCGAAGCTCGAGGTCGAGCAGGTGCTCGGCGAGACCTGCGTGCGGCAGCCGTCGTACTTCTCCCACCTCTCGAGCGTGCTCGAGGAGGTGCCGATCGAGGACTGGCGCCCGTGGCTGGTGAGCCGGGTGCTGCGCTCGTGCGCGCCCTACCTGCCCGGCGACTTCGTCGAGGCCAACTTCGACTTCTACGGCCGCACCCTCAACGGCACGCCCGAGCTGCGCGCGCGGTGGAAGCGCGCCGTCGCCTTCGTCGAGGGCGCCGTGGGCGAGGCCGTCGGCCGGGAGTACGTCGCGCGCCACTTCCCGCCGCGCTCCAAGGAGCTGATGGACGAGCTGGTGGCGAACCTCCTCGAGGCCTACCGCCGCTCGATCGCCGCGCTCGACTGGATGACCGAGGAGAGCAAGCAGCGGGCCTACGACAAGCTCGCGACCTTCCGCCCCAAGATCGGCTACCCCGACCGCTGGCGCGACTACTCCGGCCTGCACGTCACCGCCGACGACCTGCTCGGCAACGTCGCCGCCGCGGCCGCCTTCGAGACCGACCGCCAGCTCGGCAAGCTCGGCGGGCCGGTCGACCGCGACGAGTGGTTCATGCTCCCGCAGACCGTCAACGCCTACTACAACCCCGGCACCAACGAGATCTGCTTCCCCGCGGGCATCCTGCAGAAGCCGTTCTTCGACCCCGACGCCCACCCGGCCGAGAACTACGGCGGCATCGGCGCGGTCATCGGTCACGAGATCGGCCACGGCTTCGACGACCAGGGTGCGCAGTACGACGGCCAGGGCAACCTCCACGACTGGTGGACCCCCGACGACAAGGCCGCCTTCGAGGTCAAGAGCAAGGCGCTCGTCACGCAGTACGACGGGTTCTCGCCGCGGGCGCTGCCCGGCGAGCACGTCAACGGGTCGCTGACCGTCGGCGAGAACATCGGCGACCTCGGCGGGCTGACCATCGGCCACCACGCCTACCTCATCGCGTGCGGGGGGTCGGCCCCCGAGGAGGACCGCCGCCGGCTCTTCCTCAACTGGGCCTACGTCTGGCGCACCAAGCGGCGGCCGGAGCAGGAGCGCCAGTACCTCACCGTCGACCCGCACAGCCCGCCGGAGTTCCGCGCCAACATCGTGCGCAACCTCGACGAGTTCCACGAGGTCTTCGACACCCGGCCCGGTGACGGCCTCTGGCTCGACCCCGAGGAGCGCGTGCGCATCTGGTGA
- a CDS encoding PKD domain-containing protein has translation MLATCLVGAVLGAVLLAGVLVGVPSAGAGGAAVGVTAGADGGDPGGPQDGAPAAARGPVAGLALLDAHGPGGAPFVGEAFTVQSPDQPTGPRDRGTGWTCTVDAGDGTAADGHWRAKPWSPQAPCARSHTYASPGRHTITLTVTDDLGRSTTSTQEVEVVDRPVEVLGEVAEGSVLPLPVPASGGSWRVVGDAAARCAVEGGEAGDGGGGGPGGAEPVLRCHDDGPARLHLDATDGSESRAVDTAWRNVAPAPGPVRLERWRADGSTVPLRGARTGASAAGGTRAVVVRTGDQVLLRVPHGDPGSAVDPAALGALRGDDVTCRTGFGDGTAAVSAAYGPDCTPTTAWQRPGTFRVTTTATDDDGATSRATSRVRVVLRPVSAAVRGRLDDGSSVSGWARLRRAGTRGVVRLVTAEGRVVRAAGRPRVSVVDGAVTWTTPVRVDGQRGYRASVTVPAGRGRVEVVVWGAAETVLVAGGAREALRAQRRLGR, from the coding sequence GTGCTCGCGACCTGCCTCGTCGGAGCGGTCCTCGGGGCCGTGCTCCTGGCCGGGGTGCTGGTCGGCGTCCCGTCCGCGGGCGCGGGGGGCGCCGCGGTCGGGGTCACGGCGGGTGCCGACGGGGGCGACCCGGGTGGTCCCCAGGATGGCGCGCCGGCCGCTGCGCGCGGGCCGGTGGCCGGGCTGGCGCTGCTCGACGCCCACGGGCCGGGAGGCGCGCCGTTCGTGGGCGAGGCCTTCACCGTGCAGTCGCCCGACCAGCCGACCGGACCCCGCGACCGCGGGACCGGGTGGACCTGCACGGTCGACGCGGGGGACGGCACGGCGGCGGACGGGCACTGGCGCGCCAAGCCGTGGTCGCCGCAGGCGCCGTGCGCCAGGAGCCACACCTACGCCTCGCCCGGTCGCCACACGATCACGCTGACGGTCACCGACGACCTCGGCCGCTCGACCACCTCGACGCAGGAGGTGGAGGTGGTCGACCGCCCGGTCGAGGTGCTCGGCGAGGTGGCCGAGGGCTCCGTGCTGCCGCTGCCGGTGCCCGCCTCGGGCGGCAGCTGGCGGGTCGTCGGCGACGCGGCCGCGCGCTGCGCCGTCGAGGGCGGCGAGGCGGGAGACGGTGGTGGGGGAGGACCGGGGGGTGCGGAGCCGGTGCTGCGCTGTCACGACGACGGTCCCGCCCGGCTGCACCTCGACGCGACGGACGGCTCGGAGTCCCGGGCGGTCGACACGGCGTGGCGCAACGTCGCCCCGGCGCCGGGCCCGGTGCGGCTCGAGCGCTGGCGCGCCGACGGCTCGACGGTGCCGCTGCGCGGCGCACGCACCGGGGCGTCCGCCGCAGGCGGGACGCGGGCGGTGGTGGTGCGCACCGGTGACCAGGTCCTGCTGCGGGTGCCGCACGGCGACCCGGGCTCCGCGGTCGACCCCGCGGCGCTCGGTGCGCTGCGCGGCGACGACGTCACCTGCCGCACCGGCTTCGGTGACGGGACCGCTGCCGTGAGCGCGGCGTACGGGCCCGACTGCACCCCGACCACCGCGTGGCAGCGACCGGGCACCTTCCGCGTCACGACGACCGCGACGGACGACGACGGGGCCACGAGCCGGGCGACGTCACGGGTGCGGGTCGTGCTGCGGCCGGTCTCGGCCGCCGTGCGCGGGCGGCTCGACGACGGCTCCTCGGTGAGCGGCTGGGCGCGGCTGCGGCGTGCGGGCACCCGGGGCGTGGTGCGGCTCGTCACGGCGGAGGGCCGGGTCGTCCGTGCCGCCGGGCGGCCGCGGGTCTCGGTGGTCGACGGGGCGGTCACCTGGACGACGCCGGTGCGCGTCGACGGGCAGCGCGGCTACCGCGCGTCGGTGACGGTGCCCGCCGGGCGCGGTCGCGTCGAGGTCGTGGTGTGGGGCGCGGCCGAGACCGTGCTGGTGGCCGGCGGTGCGCGGGAGGCGCTGCGGGCGCAGCGGCGGCTCGGGCGCTGA
- a CDS encoding RecQ family ATP-dependent DNA helicase translates to MTAADLEDATDVDRAAVRAEAERHLRALVGRDDAALREDQWTAIEALAVDRRRALVVQRTGWGKSAVYFVATALLRARGAGPTVIVSPLLALMRNQVEAAERAGIHAVTINSTNLEDWERVHADIAEGRVDVLLVSPERLNNPSFRDEVLPRLAATTGLLVVDEAHCISDWGHDFRPDYRRIRTLLGDLRAGVPVLATTATANERVTHDVAEQLGADTLTLRGSLDRESLRLGVVRLPSPQRRLAWLADHLAEQPGSGIVYCLTVAATQEIADFLRSRGHDVAAYSGQTDPTERQALEADLAAGRVKALVATSALGMGFDATLGFVVNVGAPSSPVAYYQQVGRAGRGTDEATVVLLPAPEDRDIWAYFASLAFPREELVQQTLQVLADEGRPLSTAVLETHVELGRTRLETMLKVLDVDGAVRRVRGGWESTGQPWSYDAERYARVAEAREREQAAMLDYLATDGCRMEFLRRQLDDPEAAPCGRCDNCGGLSLGLEVSDAAVEEASARLARPGVAVAPRKMWPTGLANLGLDLKGKITDGADEGRAVARMTDLGHGQALRELFRDGTPDGPVPVPLVRAVVEVLGDWLPGATGTGAVAGSVGSVVHVESATRPTLVADLAAGLSRYLQVPVAGRWALVDASVPPGRGAANSAQRVAALGRRHDLVLDGDLPPGPVLLVDDRTVTGWSLTLAARALRRAGAAQVLPLVLATDS, encoded by the coding sequence ATGACCGCCGCGGATCTCGAGGACGCCACCGACGTCGACCGCGCCGCCGTGCGCGCGGAGGCCGAGCGCCACCTGCGCGCCCTGGTCGGGCGCGACGACGCAGCGCTGCGCGAGGACCAGTGGACCGCGATCGAGGCGCTGGCGGTCGACCGCCGTCGCGCCCTGGTCGTGCAGCGCACGGGGTGGGGCAAGTCCGCGGTCTACTTCGTCGCCACCGCCCTGCTGCGCGCCCGCGGGGCGGGCCCGACCGTCATCGTGTCGCCGCTGCTGGCGCTGATGCGCAACCAGGTCGAGGCCGCCGAGCGCGCCGGCATCCACGCCGTCACCATCAACTCGACCAACCTGGAGGACTGGGAGCGGGTCCACGCCGACATCGCGGAGGGCCGCGTCGACGTGCTGCTGGTGAGCCCCGAGCGGCTCAACAACCCCTCCTTCCGCGACGAGGTGCTGCCGCGGCTCGCCGCCACGACGGGCCTGCTCGTGGTCGACGAGGCGCACTGCATCTCCGACTGGGGCCACGACTTCCGTCCCGACTACCGCCGCATCCGCACGCTGCTGGGCGACCTGCGCGCCGGTGTGCCGGTGCTCGCGACCACCGCGACGGCCAACGAGCGGGTGACCCACGACGTCGCCGAGCAGCTCGGGGCCGACACCCTGACGCTGCGCGGTTCGCTCGACCGCGAGTCGCTGCGGCTCGGCGTGGTGCGGCTGCCCTCCCCGCAGAGGCGGCTGGCGTGGCTGGCCGACCACCTCGCCGAGCAGCCGGGCTCCGGCATCGTCTACTGCCTCACCGTCGCCGCCACCCAGGAGATCGCCGACTTCCTGCGCTCCCGCGGCCACGACGTCGCGGCCTACTCCGGCCAGACCGACCCCACCGAGCGTCAGGCGCTCGAGGCCGACCTGGCGGCCGGCCGGGTCAAGGCGCTGGTCGCGACCAGTGCGCTCGGGATGGGTTTCGACGCCACGCTCGGCTTCGTGGTCAACGTGGGCGCGCCGTCCTCGCCGGTGGCCTACTACCAGCAGGTCGGCCGCGCCGGCCGCGGCACCGACGAGGCCACCGTCGTGCTGCTGCCCGCCCCGGAGGACCGCGACATCTGGGCCTACTTCGCCTCGCTGGCCTTCCCCCGCGAGGAGCTGGTGCAGCAGACGCTGCAGGTGCTCGCCGACGAGGGGAGGCCGCTGTCGACCGCGGTGCTCGAGACCCACGTCGAGCTGGGTCGCACCCGCCTCGAGACGATGCTCAAGGTGCTCGACGTCGACGGCGCGGTGCGCCGGGTCCGGGGCGGGTGGGAGTCCACCGGTCAGCCGTGGTCCTACGACGCCGAGCGCTACGCCCGCGTCGCCGAGGCGCGCGAGCGCGAGCAGGCCGCGATGCTCGACTACCTCGCGACCGACGGCTGCCGCATGGAGTTCCTGCGCCGTCAGCTCGACGACCCCGAGGCCGCGCCCTGCGGTCGCTGCGACAACTGCGGCGGGCTGTCGCTGGGCCTCGAGGTGTCCGACGCGGCCGTCGAGGAGGCCTCGGCGCGGCTGGCCCGGCCGGGTGTCGCGGTGGCCCCGCGCAAGATGTGGCCGACCGGCCTGGCCAACCTCGGCCTCGACCTCAAGGGCAAGATCACCGACGGCGCCGACGAGGGCCGCGCGGTCGCCCGCATGACCGACCTCGGCCACGGCCAGGCGCTCCGCGAGCTCTTCCGCGACGGCACCCCCGACGGCCCGGTCCCCGTGCCGCTGGTGCGCGCGGTCGTCGAGGTGCTCGGCGACTGGCTGCCCGGGGCGACGGGCACCGGCGCGGTCGCGGGCTCGGTGGGCTCCGTGGTGCACGTCGAGTCGGCCACGCGGCCGACCCTCGTCGCCGACCTCGCGGCCGGCCTGTCGCGCTACCTCCAGGTGCCGGTCGCCGGCCGGTGGGCCCTCGTCGACGCGTCGGTGCCGCCGGGGCGGGGTGCCGCCAACTCCGCGCAGCGCGTCGCCGCCCTGGGTCGACGCCACGACCTCGTGCTCGACGGCGACCTCCCGCCCGGCCCCGTGCTGCTCGTCGACGACCGCACCGTCACCGGCTGGTCGCTGACGCTCGCCGCCCGCGCCCTGCGCCGCGCCGGCGCGGCGCAGGTGCTGCCCCTGGTGCTCGCCACCGACAGCTGA
- a CDS encoding glutathione peroxidase, with amino-acid sequence MDILDLPLARLDGTPSTLRELTGGHPALLVNVASKCGLTPQYTGLEELHERFSGRGFTVVGLPCNQFGGQEPGSAEEIQEFCSATYGVTFPMSEKVEVNGAERHPLYELLTRTPNEDGEAGDVQWNFEKFLLAADGTVVARFSPTVTPDDPRLVDAVDGLL; translated from the coding sequence GTGGACATCCTCGACCTGCCCCTGGCCCGGCTCGACGGCACGCCGAGCACCCTGCGCGAGCTCACCGGCGGCCACCCCGCGCTGCTGGTCAACGTCGCGAGCAAGTGCGGCCTGACCCCGCAGTACACCGGCCTCGAGGAGCTCCACGAGCGCTTCTCCGGCCGCGGCTTCACCGTCGTCGGGCTCCCGTGCAACCAGTTCGGCGGGCAGGAGCCGGGCAGCGCGGAGGAGATCCAGGAGTTCTGCTCCGCGACCTACGGCGTGACCTTCCCGATGTCGGAGAAGGTCGAGGTCAACGGCGCGGAGCGGCACCCGCTCTACGAGCTGCTCACCCGCACGCCCAACGAGGACGGCGAGGCCGGCGACGTGCAGTGGAACTTCGAGAAGTTCCTCCTCGCCGCCGACGGCACCGTCGTCGCCCGCTTCTCCCCCACCGTCACCCCCGACGACCCGCGCCTGGTCGACGCCGTCGACGGCCTGCTCTGA
- a CDS encoding SNF2-related protein produces MSFVPVTGPATFRAGELPRDGVVAFSAGEGADGGGRRVELPVRAALPVLTKAHARDDVHPSVALLSGAALLGLRLVAAGRLEPAEHPSPGGPPARGWRVADLDDADDDRVRQLALARSHGGLDAAAAEGVVRRFLDAVADAVPRAAPGGVLAPARQTAHPATRRTSADAPRRPGQAPTGPSPRPDFTERLRRRIRAAGSPARTDLPHLVTVSLRVEADEEELVAGAVRLVLQVHDERNPVHVADAALLWTEEPDPLTGVPPHGFGDRARTHALIALRAAADAWPVLDRLLELRVPDQLTLDGEEIADLLETGVGALRERGVDVLWPRSLGRDLTSSTVLDLAPGDGTLRRRRAGEVPEREEPLVDGLFGTEQLFAFRWQVALHGETLTEEEMDRLAAATAPMLKLRGQWVVVDPATARRARKRLVRTVKPAQALAATLTGVVEVEATEHQVVVGATLERMRARLVGARERPPVPTPAGLRATLRGYQQQGLTWLAELTSLGLGACLADDMGLGKTVQLVALHLHRQEQGATGPLLVVCPTSLLGTWESELRRFAPGVPVRRFHGASRDLDGLGRGEAVLTTYGTMRRDAAALAGVAWDLVVADEAQHVKNPASSTARALRTIDSRARVALTGTPVENDLTELWAILDWATPGLLGSRAAFRKRWAAPIESGLVPSTARQFADLVEPFLLRRRKSDPGIAPELPAKTETDHLLGLTREQTVLYEGLVRDSMERIERADETVRRGLVLALLTGLKQICNHPAQFLRQTDPRLAGRSEKLDLLDELLGTVLVEDGAVLVFTQYVAMARLVETHLARTGVPHQLLHGSTPVREREAMVARFQAGEVPVFLLSLKAGGTGLTLTRADHVVHLDRWWNPAVEDQATDRAHRIGQTRPVQVHRMVTQGTIEERVAELLTRKRALADAVLSRGDGALTELSDAELRDLVSLRR; encoded by the coding sequence GTGAGCTTCGTCCCCGTCACCGGCCCGGCGACCTTCCGGGCCGGCGAGCTGCCGCGCGACGGGGTGGTCGCCTTCAGTGCCGGCGAGGGTGCCGACGGCGGCGGGCGCCGGGTGGAGCTGCCGGTGCGGGCCGCGCTCCCGGTCCTGACCAAGGCGCACGCGCGCGACGACGTGCACCCCAGCGTGGCCCTGCTGTCCGGCGCGGCGCTGCTCGGGCTGCGCCTCGTGGCGGCCGGCCGGCTCGAGCCCGCCGAGCACCCGTCCCCCGGTGGGCCGCCGGCTCGCGGCTGGCGGGTCGCCGACCTGGACGACGCCGACGACGACCGGGTGCGCCAGCTCGCGCTCGCGCGCTCCCACGGCGGGCTCGACGCGGCGGCGGCCGAGGGCGTCGTCCGCCGGTTCCTCGACGCCGTGGCCGACGCGGTCCCCCGCGCCGCACCCGGCGGTGTGCTCGCGCCCGCCCGCCAGACTGCCCACCCGGCCACCCGACGGACCAGCGCGGACGCCCCTCGTCGACCGGGCCAGGCACCCACCGGGCCGTCGCCCCGGCCCGACTTCACCGAGCGGCTGCGTCGCCGCATCCGCGCGGCCGGGTCACCCGCCCGCACCGACCTTCCCCACCTCGTCACCGTGTCGCTGCGCGTCGAGGCCGACGAGGAGGAGCTGGTCGCGGGGGCCGTGCGCCTCGTGCTGCAGGTGCACGACGAGCGCAACCCCGTCCACGTCGCCGACGCGGCACTGCTGTGGACCGAGGAGCCCGACCCGCTCACCGGCGTCCCCCCGCACGGCTTCGGCGACCGCGCCCGCACCCACGCGCTGATCGCGCTGCGCGCCGCGGCCGACGCCTGGCCGGTCCTCGACCGCCTGCTCGAGCTGCGCGTGCCCGACCAGCTCACGCTCGACGGCGAGGAGATCGCCGACCTGCTCGAGACCGGTGTCGGAGCGCTGCGCGAGCGGGGGGTCGACGTGCTCTGGCCGCGCTCGCTCGGGCGCGACCTCACGTCGTCGACGGTCCTCGACCTCGCGCCGGGCGACGGCACCCTGCGGCGCAGACGAGCCGGCGAGGTGCCCGAGCGCGAGGAGCCGCTGGTCGACGGCCTCTTCGGCACCGAGCAGCTCTTCGCCTTCCGCTGGCAGGTGGCGCTGCACGGCGAGACGCTCACCGAGGAGGAGATGGACCGGCTCGCCGCCGCGACCGCGCCGATGCTCAAGCTGCGCGGACAGTGGGTCGTCGTCGACCCCGCGACGGCCCGCCGCGCCCGCAAGCGCCTGGTGCGCACGGTGAAGCCGGCCCAGGCGCTGGCGGCGACCCTCACCGGCGTCGTCGAGGTGGAGGCTACCGAGCACCAGGTCGTCGTCGGCGCCACCCTGGAGCGGATGCGGGCGCGCCTGGTCGGGGCTCGCGAGCGGCCGCCGGTGCCGACCCCGGCGGGGCTGCGTGCGACCCTCCGCGGCTACCAGCAGCAGGGCCTCACCTGGCTGGCCGAGCTGACCTCGCTCGGCCTCGGCGCCTGCCTCGCCGACGACATGGGCCTGGGCAAGACGGTGCAGCTCGTCGCCCTCCACCTGCACCGCCAGGAGCAGGGCGCCACCGGGCCGCTGCTCGTCGTCTGCCCGACGTCGCTGCTCGGCACGTGGGAGTCCGAGCTGCGCCGCTTCGCGCCCGGCGTGCCCGTGCGCCGCTTCCACGGCGCGAGTCGTGACCTCGACGGTCTCGGGCGCGGCGAGGCCGTGCTCACGACGTACGGCACGATGCGGCGCGACGCCGCCGCCCTCGCCGGCGTCGCCTGGGACCTCGTGGTCGCCGACGAGGCCCAGCACGTCAAGAACCCCGCCTCGTCGACCGCCCGGGCGCTGCGCACCATCGACAGCCGGGCGCGGGTGGCGCTGACCGGCACCCCCGTCGAGAACGACCTCACCGAGCTGTGGGCCATCCTCGACTGGGCCACCCCGGGGCTGCTCGGCAGTCGCGCGGCCTTCCGCAAGCGGTGGGCCGCGCCCATCGAGTCGGGGCTCGTGCCGAGCACGGCGCGGCAGTTCGCCGACCTGGTCGAACCGTTCCTGCTGCGCCGACGCAAGTCCGACCCCGGCATCGCGCCCGAGCTGCCCGCGAAGACCGAGACCGACCACCTGCTGGGGCTCACGCGCGAGCAGACCGTGCTCTACGAGGGGCTGGTGCGCGACTCGATGGAGCGCATCGAGCGCGCCGACGAGACCGTGCGTCGTGGCCTGGTGCTCGCGCTGCTGACGGGGCTCAAGCAGATCTGCAACCACCCGGCGCAGTTCCTGCGCCAGACCGACCCGCGACTGGCGGGCCGCTCCGAGAAGCTCGACCTGCTCGACGAGCTCCTCGGCACCGTGCTCGTCGAGGACGGCGCCGTGCTCGTCTTCACCCAGTACGTCGCGATGGCGCGGCTGGTCGAGACCCACCTGGCCCGCACGGGCGTGCCGCACCAGCTGCTCCACGGCAGCACGCCGGTGCGCGAGCGCGAGGCGATGGTCGCCCGCTTCCAGGCCGGCGAGGTGCCGGTGTTCCTGCTCTCCCTCAAGGCGGGCGGCACCGGCCTCACGCTCACCCGCGCCGACCACGTCGTCCACCTCGACCGCTGGTGGAACCCCGCCGTGGAGGACCAGGCGACCGACCGCGCCCACCGCATCGGGCAGACCCGGCCGGTGCAGGTGCACCGCATGGTCACCCAGGGCACGATCGAGGAGCGGGTCGCCGAGCTGCTCACCCGCAAGCGAGCGCTGGCCGACGCGGTGCTCTCGCGGGGTGACGGTGCGCTGACCGAGCTGTCCGACGCCGAGCTGCGCGACCTCGTGTCGCTGCGCCGGTGA
- a CDS encoding SWIM zinc finger family protein, with translation MSTVSHPRLEPRRGATVRSWWGKAWQRAVEEAAYAEADLRRGRAHARAGEVGSVTVGAGTFLAAVLHGDDAWAVSGAVPVLDETARAALVEVVRAESGRVPALLGGELPIDLVEQAEEAGVELLPYGGELTTTCTCDGWPDPCRHALAVLTVLGWLLDVDPLVLLALRGLPRDELLVAVHAAGRGVAPGADDRADDGWDAGGVGGVGAEPDGDADVEVALDAALRAARVLAVLDEGGDPTHLL, from the coding sequence GTGAGCACGGTCTCGCACCCGCGGCTCGAGCCTCGGCGGGGTGCGACCGTGCGCTCGTGGTGGGGCAAGGCGTGGCAGCGGGCCGTCGAGGAGGCCGCCTACGCCGAGGCCGACCTGCGGCGCGGGCGCGCCCACGCCCGTGCCGGCGAGGTGGGCTCGGTGACCGTGGGGGCGGGCACGTTCCTCGCGGCGGTGCTCCACGGCGACGACGCGTGGGCGGTGTCGGGGGCGGTGCCCGTGCTCGACGAGACCGCCCGCGCCGCCCTGGTCGAGGTGGTGCGTGCCGAGTCCGGGCGGGTCCCGGCGCTGCTCGGCGGCGAGCTCCCGATCGACCTGGTCGAGCAGGCGGAGGAGGCGGGTGTCGAGCTGCTGCCCTACGGCGGGGAGCTCACGACCACGTGCACCTGCGACGGCTGGCCGGACCCGTGCCGGCACGCGCTCGCGGTGCTCACGGTGCTCGGCTGGCTGCTCGACGTCGACCCGCTCGTGCTGCTCGCGCTGCGCGGCCTGCCGCGCGACGAGCTGCTCGTCGCGGTGCACGCCGCGGGCCGTGGGGTGGCTCCGGGGGCCGACGACCGGGCCGACGACGGGTGGGACGCCGGCGGGGTCGGCGGGGTCGGCGCCGAGCCTGACGGGGACGCCGACGTCGAGGTGGCGCTCGACGCGGCGTTGCGGGCGGCCCGCGTCCTCGCGGTGCTCGACGAGGGCGGCGACCCGACCCACCTGCTCTGA
- a CDS encoding MFS transporter, which translates to MSPLASYRRLLRVAGPLYVVVAFVGRLPAAMSQLGTLLLVSQATGSYAAGGLAAGTLAVANAVGSPLAGAMADRVGQRRVVTAQALGGGLALLALVAATRADADTPVLVLAAGVAGLLVPQVGPLARVRWRPMVHGEGALRPRLVEAAFSYEGAADEASYVLGPALIGVVVSLLDPGAAVATAAGLLLVFGTWFALHPTATLVDPDRHLLPGGRLLVPAFAVLLGAQLLVGVLFGSVQTGTSVLAEAEGRLGLAGLVHAVLGVGSVCAGLAVVALPARFSLPRRGLAFAAGMAVLALPLLLADSLAALALVVLVLGTVIAPYMITVFTAGERVAPPARVGAAMTLLAGATGIGYAVGSSTAGRLADAVGTSVADGGHTAAFAVTVAAGCGALVLLACAQRLLSSALAEGSLAGDSAAVGVVEGSLAGDVEPRKAVEGSLAGERPPSA; encoded by the coding sequence GTGTCACCGCTCGCCTCCTACCGCCGGCTGCTGCGCGTCGCCGGCCCGCTCTACGTCGTCGTCGCCTTCGTCGGACGGTTGCCCGCCGCGATGTCGCAGCTGGGCACGCTGCTGCTGGTCTCGCAGGCCACCGGCTCCTACGCCGCGGGCGGTCTCGCCGCCGGCACCCTCGCCGTCGCCAACGCCGTCGGCTCCCCGCTCGCGGGTGCGATGGCCGACCGCGTCGGGCAGCGCCGCGTCGTGACGGCCCAGGCGCTCGGTGGCGGGCTGGCGCTGCTCGCCCTCGTCGCAGCGACCCGGGCCGACGCCGACACCCCGGTGCTGGTCCTGGCGGCCGGGGTGGCCGGGCTGCTCGTGCCGCAGGTCGGCCCGCTCGCCCGGGTGCGCTGGCGCCCCATGGTGCACGGCGAGGGCGCGCTGCGGCCGCGGCTGGTCGAGGCGGCCTTCTCCTACGAGGGAGCGGCCGACGAGGCGTCCTACGTGCTCGGGCCCGCGCTCATCGGCGTCGTCGTCTCCCTGCTCGACCCGGGCGCGGCGGTCGCGACGGCCGCGGGGCTGCTGCTGGTCTTCGGCACGTGGTTCGCGCTGCACCCGACGGCGACGCTGGTCGACCCCGACCGCCACCTGCTGCCCGGCGGCCGGCTGCTGGTGCCGGCCTTCGCGGTGCTGCTCGGCGCCCAGCTGCTCGTCGGCGTCCTCTTCGGATCGGTGCAGACCGGCACGAGCGTGCTGGCAGAGGCGGAGGGCCGCCTCGGCCTGGCCGGGCTGGTGCACGCCGTCCTGGGTGTCGGCTCCGTCTGCGCCGGGCTCGCGGTCGTGGCGCTGCCGGCCCGGTTCAGCCTGCCGCGGCGCGGTCTCGCCTTCGCCGCGGGCATGGCCGTGCTCGCGCTGCCGCTGCTGCTCGCCGACTCGCTCGCCGCGCTCGCGCTGGTCGTCCTGGTGCTCGGCACGGTCATCGCGCCCTACATGATCACCGTCTTCACCGCGGGCGAGCGGGTCGCGCCGCCCGCCCGCGTCGGTGCCGCGATGACACTGCTGGCCGGCGCCACCGGCATCGGCTACGCCGTGGGGTCGAGCACCGCCGGTCGCCTCGCCGACGCCGTGGGGACCAGCGTCGCGGACGGCGGGCACACGGCTGCCTTCGCCGTCACCGTCGCCGCCGGGTGCGGTGCCCTCGTCCTGCTCGCGTGCGCGCAGCGGCTGCTGTCCTCCGCTCTCGCCGAGGGGTCACTCGCTGGGGACTCGGCGGCAGTCGGTGTGGTCGAGGGGTCACTCGCTGGGGACGTCGAGCCCCGCAAGGCGGTCGAGGGGTCACTCGCTGGGGAGCGCCCGCCCAGCGCGTGA